In the genome of Candidatus Nealsonbacteria bacterium, the window TGGCCTCCGGTTCTATTAATAATGTATTCAACCTCTTTGATTCCTTCATTTAAATCATGCAGGGTTTTTAAAACAAATTTATTGTATTTTTGCTCCAGCCATTCTTTAGAAAAAGCATTAGGGACCGAGACCAAAAGCTTTCCTTCTTTTTCTTCTAAAATTTCCGTGTTTCTAAACCATGTTGCAAAATTAGCTTTGGAAATGTTAAATTGGATTTGAGCTAAAACAGCTTGCCAAAGTTCTTCTTTGGTCATAATTTTTTAAAACTTTAAAATTATAGTTCTAAGGTTATATTATAGGGATTATATCTCCTGTCAAATGACCTTACTGTTGTAAGGGAAAAGCAAGGAGTTGTTTAAAAGCTGGGGACAAGTTGTGAAAATTTTTAGAATTGACTAACTTTAAAATCGAGGATATACTGATTTTAGATTTAAAATTAAAATCAAATTTTAATTTTTTAAATTTAAATTAAAATTATGAGTTTTACTTATAATCCCAAAAAGAAAAAAAGAAAAAGAACCCATGGGTTCAGAAAAAGAATGAAAAAATTTGGCGGCAGGAGGGTTCTTTCCAAACGGAGAAAAAAACACAGAAAAAGATTAGCTGTTTAATTTAATGTTGCCTTTAAAAAATAGACTAAAAAAGAAAAAAGACTTTGACGAAGTTTTTAAAAAAGGGAAAGGAATCGAAGGATTTTTTTTGTTTTTAAAAATAAAAAACAACGACTTAAAAGAAAGCAGATTTGGTTTTATAGTGTCTCAAAAGGTCAGCAAGAAAGCCGTTATTAGAAACAAAACCAAAAGAAGAATGAGGGCGGCAGTAACGAACAGGAAAAATTTTATTAAAAAAGGATTAGACATTGTTGTTATGGCCAAAAAAGGAGCTGAGCGGAAAAATTTTTTGGAAATCGAAGAAGAGCTGGTTAATCTTTTGAAAAAAATAAAAGTATTGGAATGATTAAAAAAGTTTTTTTAAAAACAATTTGTTTTTATCAAAAATATTTTTCTCCGTTATTTCCAAAAGTTTGCCGTTTCTATCCGAGCTGTTCTGAATACTCGTTTTTAGCGATTAAAAAATACGGAGCAATAAAGGGAACTTTTTTAGGAATAAAAAGAATTTTAAAGTGCCATCGTTTTAATCCGGGAGGAGTAGACCTTCCTTAAATTATAAAAAAATGAACATAGGATTAATTTTCAATATTATTTTTTACAAACCATTATTTGGTGCTTTGCTTTGGCTTTCTCAAAATTTGCCCGGGAATGATTTAGGAATAGCGATTATTGTTTTGACCTGTGCTATCCGCCTTTTGATTTATCCTTTAAATACAAAATCAATTCAATCCCAAAAAGCCCTCCAAAAGCTTCAGCCGAAAATTCAAGAAATCCAATCCAGATTTAAAGACGATAAAGAAAAACAAGGGAAAGCTATAATGGACCTTTACCGTCAAGAGAAAATCAATCCTTTTTCGGGCTGCCTTCCAATGTTGATTCAACTGCCTATTCTAATGGCTTTGTTTTTGGTTTTTAAAGACTTTGCAAATAATTTAGACGTTCGGCCAATGTTTTTAGGATTAATTCCTTTAACAGAGCCTTCTAAAATTCTGGCTGTTTTGTCGGGGATTGCCCAGTTTTTTCAAGTAAAAATGGTAAGTCCTAAAAACAAGCCCGGTAAAGATAAATCAGATTTTTCACAGATAATGCAGAAAGAAATGTTGTATTTGTTTCCTTTAATCACCGTTGTTTTCTTGTGGAAACTTCCCTCAGCCATTGGCATTTATTGGTTAACTACCAGTTTGTTTTCAATAATTCAACAATACTTAATTTTTAAGCCGAAAAATGATTATCAATCAGGAG includes:
- a CDS encoding YidC/Oxa1 family membrane protein insertase, which gives rise to MNIGLIFNIIFYKPLFGALLWLSQNLPGNDLGIAIIVLTCAIRLLIYPLNTKSIQSQKALQKLQPKIQEIQSRFKDDKEKQGKAIMDLYRQEKINPFSGCLPMLIQLPILMALFLVFKDFANNLDVRPMFLGLIPLTEPSKILAVLSGIAQFFQVKMVSPKNKPGKDKSDFSQIMQKEMLYLFPLITVVFLWKLPSAIGIYWLTTSLFSIIQQYLIFKPKNDYQSGDSKN
- the rnpA gene encoding ribonuclease P protein component produces the protein MLPLKNRLKKKKDFDEVFKKGKGIEGFFLFLKIKNNDLKESRFGFIVSQKVSKKAVIRNKTKRRMRAAVTNRKNFIKKGLDIVVMAKKGAERKNFLEIEEELVNLLKKIKVLE
- the yidD gene encoding membrane protein insertion efficiency factor YidD; the encoded protein is MKKVFLKTICFYQKYFSPLFPKVCRFYPSCSEYSFLAIKKYGAIKGTFLGIKRILKCHRFNPGGVDLP
- the rpmH gene encoding 50S ribosomal protein L34 — its product is MSFTYNPKKKKRKRTHGFRKRMKKFGGRRVLSKRRKKHRKRLAV